Genomic window (Musa acuminata AAA Group cultivar baxijiao chromosome BXJ1-9, Cavendish_Baxijiao_AAA, whole genome shotgun sequence):
TGTCAACCATTTCTATGAAGTCCTCTGGAATTTTGGGTGGTTCTGCACCATCTATTGATCGCTTGCTATCATACAATCTTGACTGTGGATCCCAGTTCATCCCCAAACACATCATTCGCAGATGCAGTTTGGCACCATCTCGATAACCAGGTCTGTAAAATCCACCCAAACCGACACCAAGGTCTCGACATTTTTTAACAATTTTTACCTGAAGCAAAAAAAGAGAGAACATGAACTTAATTGAGAAACCAAAGCACTCGAGCACCTACACATTATAATTGCTCCAGCTATCTTTCTGTATGATtaattaaaaaacaaaataagAAGTGCATTTTCAGTTACAAATTTGATGTGTGTTATTTCCTATCTCCTAACTGcaaaatataaagagaaaattCCTTAATAACCAAGTCTGAAGTAGTTTACATGgagaaaattatttttgagtAGTGTCACTGAATTAAAAGTAGAATATGAACAACAGACTGAACGTAGATCAATGTCAAAATATATATTCGAGTAAAGAAAACACAAGCCTGATCATCGTGATCAAGGTAATTTTTCAACAGAATCATCCCCGGCCTCAGATGTATATGCTGAGGAACAATTTTGGCTCGTTCAGCTTCTATTCTTTTTTCCCGATTTATTGCCTGAAGAGATCTCTTTAGTATCACATGACCCACATCTTTGGCCTTGCAGATATCAAAATGCTGCATCTCAGCATCACTTTGTGGACTTCTCCTAATGTTGCTGCCAATGCTCTCTGGAGATGCTCGACTGCGTTGAGCTATGACAGTATGTGGGGATTTAGCGTAGCGGAAGACGTTAGGAGACTCGTATGTTGATTCGTCAGCACTCTCTGGAGAAGCTTGACTATGTTGAGACATGACAGTATTTGGGTATTTAGCATTGCGGAAGACATTAGGGGACTTGTATACTCCATCACCCTGATACATTGATTTGCCAGCAGAAACCTACAAATCCAATCCAAAACAACAGTAAGCATTACCTCCAACTCAAATTTGCTTCATGATTATTTGTATGTCAAAAAGGATAAGGCACTCAGCCAAATTTCATAAGCAAAGAATTTAAGCAACTTAAAACAACACAAATGTAAAACAATCCTGCAGCTTGCAAATCAGCAAAAACAATTTGTGAACCAAAGGATATTTAAGCACACATGAAATGATGAACCAAAGTATGTTTAGTTCTATAGAGTCTATCAAATAGCATGCATCTTTTGTGATATATACCATTCACATCGGTCGTTGCAGTGCCTTGCAGTGTTGCTCTGTTACGACATGAGCAACCAAAATAGGAAAAGCAATACAAGTGTACATCCGGCTGCCCTAATAACAATACTTGCACTTTTCATCTCAAGAACACATAGGGTTGCTTCCATTCCTTCAAGCACAATCATCATGTAGGATTGAGTTCTGGTCCTATGATAGTACTAATGATTCTTTGCATCAATCAAAGAAGTAAAGTGTGTAGCATTATTATTACAATACGATCAGGCGCTCACAAAACGAAGTCCACTACATATTGAATCCCCGAAATCCTATGTGCTGCATTGTGTTGATGAAGGCATGCGTATCTGACCAATGATTTATAGTAGGGTGAATCAACATCGACGAGTTACAATTAGACATTGGGTTCTTCGAAACGTCGACTTCGAGGACGAAGACGGCGGCGATCATCAAAGGGATCGGTCGACACAAAAAAGGAAACGAGTGTCTATTCAAGAACCAACAAAACCCAATCAAACATATATCATCTCGACAGCAAAAGGAATCGACCAAAAGTTCGTGAAAGGGACGAAGAAAACCTAATCAAACCTGTATCATCTCATCGGTCCGTATTATCGACACAGGGATCGGTTCAAGAAGGGAACTCACGGGTTTGCGGGGATGAGGAGAAGCTCGGTTTCCGGAGAAACCCCCAGGCGTTCCCTGGCCGGACATCTTCGTCGTCTTATTGTCgccggaagaggagaagaaggggatACGCCGGCGGAGCACGGAGAACCGGGAGGAGCGCGAAGCGACGGAAGAGGTGATGAGCCAAGATCGGAGCATGGGAACATAAATCGAGAGACAGGGAATGGGGGTTCGCACGCCTACTTCGAAGTACAGATGGAGGCAGTTGGCTCTTTGGGACTCGGAGTCGAGCGCTTGATGGGTGACTTCCTCGCTGGGCCGGCAACTTCTAATGGGCTTTGCGGTTGCTTCATTTTGGGCCTCATCAAGCGTTGGGCCGTATTATGTTTCGAGATCCTAATTACAAAATTAgatcctattattattattttgaagcatcactatgaaatatttaaagtttgtaaaattatttttattattttaaataattttaattacaatACGAGGAAAATATTTCTGTGATTTccaactttttttcctttttttctcaaaagtgcatttattttttgttttctcaAATGGCATCTCATTTTTCGAACAAAATATTCCTCACAACCCTAATGATACCTTTTGTCATCAGTTTTGgacttttttatttgattcatttaCATTATCTTTCAATACcgttatattattttgattgatgaattaaaagCACTATTAGTGTTTTTAAAACACCGAAGAActattaaaaatatgataaatgacatcACATTGTGCATTTTTTTATCGTCCTTGCTCATAAATTATTAGGATGCCAAATTTTTAGACTCGAAGTTGATTTGATTGGGGTTATGAATTCATTTGTctcatttatgatattttaaattataatttaagatattttttattatagtttaatatgttaaaatattatttttgatgtAATTTGAATAAGAGACACTatttaaaaaataacaaaaatataaaacaacttttcaaagataaagaaaaaagagaaatatttttCAGTAAATCAcccaaaatatttcataataaTATGATGAGGCGGAGTTCAACAACAAACACTTTTTGCTCTTTTTCTTGACGAACATATCATTGGCACGATTCAACATTGCGTGCCAACATAAAAAGCGAACACCACACTCGTGCTATCGGCACGAACAAGCAGACACACGAACGCCGTGGGCGTAAGACTTCTCAAGGACTCAGCCGGTCATGCATTCGCCACCCGACAGTTCTCGCGAATCTCCCCATCGCTCCCCGTCAAAGGGCTTATGCTCCCCATCTTGATCATCGCCGCGCCGAAGTCAGCCATGAACTCGCCGGGGTTCTCGCTGTAGTGCTGCACCAGGGCGTCCGTGTCGTCGCTCCCGTCGCCCCCAAACAGCTGCTGGTCCGAATGCAGCAGCCCCTTGTTCTGCAGCAGACCTCGGTAGTAACCGGCGTCGAAGACCGCCGGGGACGTTTCGTCCAGCGGCGACAGCTCGTCGTCTCCGCCGGTCCGCGGGCATCGCGCCTGGAGGGCGGTCGCGAAGTCGCTGTCGATGGTGGAGGTCTCGTTGTAGAGCCGATCCCGGAACAGGGCGCACCGAGCGAACCCGAGGGTGTGAGCTCCGGAGAGGGCGACGAGGTCCTCGACGGCCAGGCCGTGGGACTGGAACTTCGCCAAGAGGTCTGGCAAGCCGGAGAACGGCGTGGGGATGTCGGCGTTTGCGTCGTCCTTGCTCGCCGTCGTCGCGTCTCTTCGGCCAAGTAGCACCTCGTACGAGCTTCCACCTAACTGTAACGTAACATGTCATGAACAACGAGTACATACCATGCTATGCCATGAAAGGACTGCTACAACTCACCGCTACGATCGAGTCCCTCGCGGCGACGGCCAAGATATCAGCACAAGAGACTACGTTTCCGAAGCATGCCGCGTTCACGACAGCTTTGATGTCGTCTATTACTTCGAACCCTCTCAGGGAATTGTTATTCGGTCCCGCCGTCTTCTCTCCGACGAAGGTGGCGGAATCATCCAGCAACACCGAGCCATCGCAACCCTGTCACCATCGTCATCCCCATCAGGTaataacttcttcttcttcttcttcttaatacAATATCAGAAGGAAGATGTGGTCTTACGTTTACGAAGCAGTCATGGAAGTGCAATCGGACGAGGTACGCACCCAAGCGTGGCTGGAGGGCGACGGCCGCCTCCACCACTGCTCGGATGGTGGGCAGTGCATGCGGGCACACTGCATCGTAGAAATCGGGGGTGAGCTGCCCCTGAGCCGGGAGCATGACGACGAAGAAGATGGTGAAGAA
Coding sequences:
- the LOC135592502 gene encoding uncharacterized protein LOC135592502; translation: MLRSWLITSSVASRSSRFSVLRRRIPFFSSSGDNKTTKMSGQGTPGGFSGNRASPHPRKPVSAGKSMYQGDGVYKSPNVFRNAKYPNTVMSQHSQASPESADESTYESPNVFRYAKSPHTVIAQRSRASPESIGSNIRRSPQSDAEMQHFDICKAKDVGHVILKRSLQAINREKRIEAERAKIVPQHIHLRPGMILLKNYLDHDDQVKIVKKCRDLGVGLGGFYRPGYRDGAKLHLRMMCLGMNWDPQSRLYDSKRSIDGAEPPKIPEDFIEMVDRAIQSSHDFLNAQSHGVNAASEVPKISPDLCIVNFYDNNGRLGLHQDRDEREESLRRGLPVVSFSLGDTAKFLYGDQRDINKAQEVELESGDVLIFGGKSRHIFHGVSSIIPMTAPKWLIEETGMLPGRLNLTFRQY
- the LOC103996965 gene encoding cationic peroxidase 1, producing MATAQMFFTIFFVVMLPAQGQLTPDFYDAVCPHALPTIRAVVEAAVALQPRLGAYLVRLHFHDCFVNGCDGSVLLDDSATFVGEKTAGPNNNSLRGFEVIDDIKAVVNAACFGNVVSCADILAVAARDSIVALGGSSYEVLLGRRDATTASKDDANADIPTPFSGLPDLLAKFQSHGLAVEDLVALSGAHTLGFARCALFRDRLYNETSTIDSDFATALQARCPRTGGDDELSPLDETSPAVFDAGYYRGLLQNKGLLHSDQQLFGGDGSDDTDALVQHYSENPGEFMADFGAAMIKMGSISPLTGSDGEIRENCRVANA